The Henckelia pumila isolate YLH828 unplaced genomic scaffold, ASM3356847v2 CTG_270:::fragment_3, whole genome shotgun sequence sequence CTATCCTtgctggaactccatgcaatctaactACCTCTCGAATATACAACTCTGCATattgattcatcgagaagttgtTTCTAACTGGTAAGAAGTGAGCTGAATTTGTCAACCTATCAACTATTATCCATATTTAATTCATTCTTCGTTGTGTAATTGACAGTCCAATCACAAAGTCAATAGTGACATCTTCCCATTTCCAAGTGGGAATGGGTAATGGTTTCAGAAGTTCTGCTGGCCTTTGATGTTAacctttcacctgttgacatgtCAAACATTCTCTAACAAACTTAACgatgtctttcttcatacctggccaccagtatagcatctgtaaatccttgaacatctttgtactccctggatgaattgaatatggtACAGTGTGAGCCTCAGTCATCACATCTTCCCTCAGTGAATCTACTGCTGGTACCCACATTCGCCCTTTGTGGTGCACGATCCCATCCTTCACTGTATGCAATGCACCCCCTTTAGCTTCATCTTTAAGTTCCCAAGTTAATAATTGCTGGTCTGAAGCCTGACCTGTTCGAATCTTGTCGAGCAAACTTGGAACCATTGTTAAGGTTGATAAGACACAAACTTCCATCGGCTCAACTACTTTCAATCTGAGTCGTTCAAAATCTACAATCAACTCTTGTTGAGTTGTCATTCTATTCAAAGTTGCAGATTTACGACTTAAaacatctgctactacattagttTTACCCGGATggcagctaatgtcacagtcataatctttcaccaattcgagccatcttctctgcctcatgttcaactccttctgggtgaagaagtactttagactcttatgatcggtgaaaatctgacacttctcaccataaaggtaatgtaTCCACAGTTTCAGTGCGAAGACAACTGCTGCCAATTCGAGGTCATGGGTAGGgtaattattttcatgaatcttcaactgtcgtgaAGCATATGCTATTACCTTTCCATCTTGCATCAAGACAGCCCCTAATCCACTCTTGGAAGCATCTGTATAAATTACGAATCGATCTGTGCCTTCTGGTATGGCTAGTACTGGTGTTGTCATCAACTTTTTCTTCAACACTAAAAAGCCTTTCTCACACAGATTATACCATTCAAACTTCACACTTTTGCGAGTTAATGATGTTAGTGGCAACGCTATCTTGGAGAAATCCTGAATTAATCTCCTATAGTAACCCGCTAATCCCAAGAAACTCCGTACCTCTGTAGCATTTTTTGGAGTAAcccaatttttaattgcttctaTCTTTGCTGGATCAACCTCTATTCCCTTTGCCGAAACTAGGTGAACCAAAAATGCAATCTgttccagccaaaattcacacttactgaattTAGCAAATAATTGtttttctttcagaatctgCAAGACTGTAGTTAGATGCTGACGATGCTCATCAAAACTACGAGAGTAAATcagtatgtcatctatgaatacTATGACAAACTGGTCCAAGAAAGGATGGAACACtctgttcataagatccatgaatactgccggtgcattggtaactccaaacggcatgactaagaactcgtagtggccataacgagtcctaaaagccGTTTTAAGAATATCTTTATCTTTCACCTTCAATtggtgataacctgatctcaaatcgatcttggagaacactactGCCCCTTTTaactgatcgaacaaatcatctatCCTTGGCAGTGGGTATTTGTTCTTCACTATTACTTGATTCAGCTCtctataatcgatgcacagtttcatagacccatctttcttcttgacaaacaataccggtgcacaccaaggcgatacactcggtctaataaatcctttattgagtagctcttgtagttgctccttcaattccttcattTTAGTCGGTGCTAACCTGTTTGGTGCTTTGGAAACTGGTTGGGCTCCAGGCATTAATTCAATTCCAAATTCTACCTCCCtagctggaggtaatcctgcaatatcatcaggaaatacTTCTGGGAAATCTATCACTACTTCGACGTCTTCAAGTTTTGGTCGAGGTAATTCTTGGTTGCAAGTGACAATTGCAAGAAAACCAGCACATCCTTTATTCAACAGTTGCCATGCCTTACCCACTGAAATTAAAAGAGATGAATTATGTTTCGGTGTGGTATGGAATAGAAACGGTTCTCCATCCttagttttcaaggaaaccGTTCTCCGTTTACAGTCTATAGTAGCCTCGTATCGagacaaccaatccatcccAAATATCACATCAAAGTCAGACATATTCAGGATAATAAGATCAGCAAGTAACTCATGACTCTGCATTTGTACACTACATCTTCTGATAATCAAATCACTACTCAATTCTTCCCTTGAAGGCAAGGATATACTAAATCCTGATATTGACTTATCCGGTACTAAACCCGATTTATTAACATATTCAAAAGATATGAATGAATGTGTAgatccagtatcaattaagacatgAGCGGGATTACTGGAAACATTAATCATACCTGTAACTATAGCTGTATTCGGATCCACTTGATCATATGCCATTGCAAAAACTCGTCCTCTTATCGGTTCTTTGGATTGAGGGCAATATTTTCGATAGTTCCCTGGCTTTTTGCAAAGGAAACATACTCCAGTCCCTGCCATGCATTGACCTGAGTGAAGTTTTCCACATTTTTGACAAGCTGTTGGTGCACTTGCCGGTTTTGGTGCTGGTAGAGCGAATTGTTTCTGCCCCTGAGGTCGAGGCTGCTGTTATTAGTACGGTCGGTGTTGGGGTGGGGCTTGGTATGGTCTCTTTCTGCTAGAACTTCCTTGCTGGTCCCGACTCTGATAACTAGACCTCTTTGCCTGTGACTCTCTGATAATGTTGTTTCTGTCCTTTTCGGACAGCATGGCCTGATCCACCGCATCTTTGTAATTTTTTGCTCCACTTAGTCTAACATCCTTTCTGATGAAGGCATTCAATCCTTCTGTAAAGTGTTTCAACTCTTCAGCAGAATCACCAGAAATCATCGGTACAAAGTATCTTCCCCTTTCAAACTTCTTCACATACTCCGCAATCGACATGTTTCCTTGACGGATCTCCAAAAACTCTCTGGCCAACCGGGTTCGGGTGCTCACTGTGAAATATTTGCCGTAGAACACATccttgaatccattccaagtaAGGGTGGTTAGGTTCAACGCTGCTTTGGCTCCATTACACCAAACACGAGCGTCATCGCGGAACATATAGGTAGCACATCTCAATCTATCCGCATCCGTGATCTGCATGAATTCAAAAGCAGTCTCCATAGCTTGTAACCATTGTTCCGCTATCAAAGGATCAGTCTCTCCTTTGAACTCATGTGGTCCCAACTCTAAGAACCTTTTGTAGATAGGGTTCTGATTAACTGCAGGATGGTTATTTCCAGCATTAGCTGTCTGGGCTTGAAGCAACTATTGTATTTGAGCTCCCTGAGCACGGCTTTGCTCTTGAAGCAGAGTAGTTAATCCAGCCAAAAATTggttgttttgattgttctcACTATCGGGTCCGCAATCACTATGGTTGTTGTTTGAGGAATTGGCATTGGTGTTGGTGCTGTTTTCCCTTCGTGATGCCATAATCCTAAAGTCCAATATTATCCACACCGCTCAGTCATGATTCAAAACGTAAATATAATTTAACATAGAATATGGATACATAAATCTCATCGCATTATCATACACATAATCACATAAGATACATAACTTAAAGACATGAAGACGGAGCATTGGAGTCGTGGCGAGTATGCATGAGTGTTTCAAGAaaacccagagcgaactgctctgatacctAACTGTAACACActcaaccgatgaagatgttacAAACTAACATGACGTTAAAACTAGttcggaaaagaaaatttttgaaagatgtatgcatacatcaaaccttacttaaaacatttcagaatagattacaaaccaaatcatgacaatttgaaacataaagcgttttttcttcaatcaacataacaacatttagttcattaacttgacaccaacacactcatgcatcgcccgccggtccgactccttgctcttcttcatgcccgGCATTGAACTCGTCGACATATTCATAAatgtcatcctcattacctgcaccattcaaatatagtgagtctaaagactcagcaagagtatgcagtaaaaatcatgagatttcaattatcatttaaacgtaacataacataacataaacttatcatttggtgacgaattatgcgaaattgtggcaaccgtcataatgggcacattcatcttttcttcttGATCAAAaatcatatggcattacgcctcgtaacattcgttcattcattttcggaggcacctccggagctcatcccagaggacctaacccgtacattgagccgtatttgggagggcccctccggagcccaaaccggagtaccgttcctgtattgccaccacaaagacacataagacatcaaaatattttcatgcattgacatatcattcatttttcatatcatatcattatcatttcatcataacATTCCATCTTCGTATGACAAGTATGTCATAAAACATTCATCATAACATCATGATTCCTTTCATAAACTTTTATGTCGTGATCTTAAAAACTTACTCAATAACTTCATGTATATCATACATGATTAAAATCATACTTGCATATTGAATATAGCTTTCATGAATGAACAtaaacatgtacatgcatcacataacgtaatcggtccatgtaagtcgttcttttcgttcttgacgTAAAACTTGAAACTGTTTGCATAAGAACTCTTAAACATACTTAAAACACCTTAATACatcataatcatgcatttagaacttaaaacatgcatggaaataGTTTTTGGATAGAACCATCCTCGCTCAAGCGGCActaactctcgctcgagcgagacctatTCTGGAGAAGCATGTTGTATGCGCTGAAACTATATTTGTCGTTCGGAATTTGGAAGAgtggtaaacataaaagttgtagcccttgatcttggatttctaattccaaaaacttaaccacaattgtatttttcagtaaaacgttatgctcattctcccgAGATGTGTCACTATCGGAAATGCAAACCACTTGACACAATTCGGGGCAATTTTGgccaatcttccaaaatgattttgacaaaactcaaaatatgaaagttgtagataaataagctttctttaaaataaaattggccTCATTGCATTTGGATTAATACAATAGGCTTAATCAACAAAATTTCAACAAGTGTCTCTAATCCAAGACAACCTAGCACATGCAACATTTCAAAgatttaactcaaactaactcaacgCTTTAAAATTTCACACACACCTTAAAATCAGTCCTTTTCCAACTCTAAACCATAATAATCTATCAACACACATTATTTATCAATAATTtcacaagaacgacttacataTTACGATATCATAAACATCATGCTTTTATGTTTCTCAAatctttaaaatcatgcataaaactcatcaacacacataatttcttatcaaaaaatatatatcttgaatggtggtttaaaaattctttaaaaactttCCTTGAATGGAGGAGTAGTTGATCCGGAACTTCGGTGTCGAGCTAAACCTTGGACGAACTAAAAACTAGTACCAAAAACTCACTTGAATTTTGAAGGATTTGATGAAggagatgatgaatagtgagGGGGAGGAGAAAAACGTGTAAGGGATAGGAGGATAATGGAGAAATCTGATAGAATATGTCAAGGGAATCACTAACATGTAGGGTATAAGGTTGTTAAGTGTAGTTTTCACAATTAATTCACATCGTGTATTGATTGCTTAAAATGCAGTCAAAGAAACACATCTCGACTCGTCTGATAAAAATGCtatattttgactcgtttataaaaaaactcaacaatatcatacttaaaatactcgtaaAAATGTACTCTATTATCGCGTTCATAGGTTAGCCTCATCCCGCGAGTCCAGAATCGAACTCTACCTGGAATCATTTGCTTAATCAAAATTGTTAAATGTAAGataaacataatcatgaaatcataatcattaaatcataacttaaacaatttaaggcataaaatcattaaaaatttatttttaaataatcgtGAGCAAGTTTAATGGATTTTTGAACTTTACAATATCAGTGCAGTATTTCAATATGAGATGTCATGTATCAGTAACAGCGTGTCAATACGAAGTTGTTTGTACACAAAAATGGCTCGAGTTGGTGTTGTGTTGCGGTCATGCTAGGCACGTACGTGTCAtgagataaaataaaaatgaaagtaAAATCTAACTTCTAAACCAAGTGAAATTTGATTCCCGATTTCGTCATCAGTCTCAATTCCACCAATtaaacactgaaga is a genomic window containing:
- the LOC140870884 gene encoding uncharacterized protein → MAYDQVDPNTAIVTGMINVSSNPAHVLIDTGSTHSFISFEYVNKSGLVPDKSISGFSISLPSREELSSDLIIRRCSVQMQSHELLADLIILNMSDFDVIFGMDWLSRYEATIDCKRRTVSLKTKDGEPFLFHTTPKHNSSLLISVGKAWQLLNKGCAGFLAIVTCNQELPRPKLEDVEVVIDFPEVFPDDIAGLPPAREVEFGIELMPGAQPVSKAPNSFDEHRQHLTTVLQILKEKQLFAKFSKCEFWLEQIAFLVHLVSAKGIEVDPAKIEAIKNWVTPKNATEVRSFLGLAGYYRRLIQDFSKIALPLTSLTRKSVKFEWYNLCEKGFLVLKKKLMTTPVLAIPEGTDRFVIYTDASKSGLGAVLMQDGKVIAYASRQLKIHENNYPTHDLELAAVVFALKLWIHYLYGENCHPGKTNVVADVLSRKSATLNRMTTQQELIVDFERLRLKVVEPMEVCVLSTLTMVPSLLDKIRTGQASDQQLLTWELKDEAKGGALHTVKDGIVHHKGRMWVPAVDSLREDVMTEAHTVKG